In Streptomyces sp. HUAS ZL42, the DNA window TGTAGACGACACCCGGGGCGATCTGGGTACCGGCCGTCGCGGCGCCGGCCGGTGCGGCCCCTACAAGGGTCGCGCCGGCCAGCGCGCTGAATGCGGTGAATACCGGCAGAACCGTTCTGCCTGTTCTGAGTCGTTTTTGACGTCGCGTCACACAACCCCCCTGAGATCACGGCAACTTTCTCAGGCCTCAGGGGACTTGACCAATCGGGTGTGACCTGGACGGGTGACTCCGCGCCGTCTCAGGATTGCTCGTACGGCGTGAAACGGGCCGGGGTGTGGTCGATCGGCAACCCGGAACGCCAGGAGGTCAGAGCCTGTGCGCTGCACACGAACAGGGACGGCGGCAGGTGGTCCAGCGGATACCAGCGCCAGTCGCCCACGCTCTCACCGGGCTGGTCGCCCGGTTCGCCTCCCCACCGTGTGACGACCGAGGGCACCGTCACGCGCACGACTCCGTCGGCGTGGTCGAGAAGCGTGCCCAGCAGGCGTACGTCGGAGGGCACGGCCTCGAGCCCCGTCTCCTCCCCGAGCTCACGGACGACCGCCTCCTGGAGCGACTCTCCGGGTTCCACCGTGCCGCCCGGCACTTCCCATGTGCCCCTGCGGTGCCGTCCCAGCAGGAGCCCCCGGGGGCCGTGCAGGATGGCGGCCACACCGAGGGCCGCGTGCGCGACGGGAGGCAGCGAGGTGCGCGGGCGGGAGGAGACGCGAACGGGCCGTCGTACGCGGAAGATGCGGTAGGAGGCGTGGTTGCCCGGTTCCGGTGCGTCGAGGACGTCGACCCGCTCCACGCGCAGCCCGTGCTCGGCGAGCAGGCTCTCCCAGAGCTCCGGGGCGAGCACCCACATCCGCACCGTGCTGTCACCGCCGTCGGCGAACCGCAGGTTCTCGGGCCGGGACACGACGTCCGACGAGGGCCCGTCACCCTGCGAGTTGGTGTGCAGCGCGGAGAAACACAGCGTCCCGCCGGGGCTGAGCGCCGTCGCCAGGGCGGGCAGCAGCCGGCCGGGATCGATGTACGGGAGGGTGTTGACGGAGTAGATCACGTCGTACGGGCCCGCCGTACGCAGATGTTCGACGGCGTCCGCCCGCACCAGCCGCAGCCCGGGCAGTGCGCCGTAACGTGCCCGGGCGCGCTCGTGCTGGGTGGCCGAGGCGTCGATGGCGTCCACCGAGGCGCCGTGCGCGCGGACGAGATGGGCGGCATGCCGGGCCGTACCGCAACCGAGGTCCAGCACGCGCCGGCCCGCCAGGTCCCCGAGGACCTCTGCGCCAGGCCCCGCCCCCGGGATGCCCCAGTCGAGGCGGTCCGCTTCGGCGAGTACGGTGCCGCGTCGCAGATGGTGGTCTCCGTAGGCCTGCCAGACGCCGGCGTTGACCGCCTCCGCACTGTCCATGGTCACCCCTTTGAGTAATCAACGAGCTGTTAGCTTGAGATCATGGCTCTGCGCAATGCGGTGATGGCCGCGCTTCTGGAAGGTGAGGCGTCCGGGTACGACCTCGCAAAGGGGTTCGAGGCCTCCGTCGCCAACTTCTGGATGGCCACCCCGCAGCAGATCTACCGCGAGCTGGAGCGCATGGAGAGCGAGGGGCTGGTCTCGGCGCGTGTCGTGCAGCAGGAGCGGCGGCCCAACAAGCGGCTCTTCTCGCTCACCGAGGCCGGACGCGAGGCCGTGCGCGCCTATACCGCCGAGGTTTCCAGCAAGCCGATGGCCATCAGGGACGAGTTGCTGGTCAAGGTCCAGTGTGTCGACGCCGGCGACCTCGGGGCAGTCCGGGCCGGCCTCACCGAGCGCGTGGAGCGCGCCGAGGCGAAGCTGGCCCGATTCGAGCGCCTGCGGGAACGACTGCTGGCCGGCCGCACCGAGGAGGAGTACCTCGCCACCGCCGAGCGCGTCGGCCCCTACCTCACCCTGCTGGGCGGTCTGGCTCTGGAGCGGGCCAACCTGCAGTGGGGCAGAACCGTCCTGCGCACGCTGGACCGGCGGGCCGCGACCCCTTAGATGCTGATCGCCAGCTCCGCGTCCGTGAACGCGACGCCCAGGGCCGCGCACAGCGCCCACCCCGCCAGCGCGACGCATAAGCGGCGTGCGCATAAACCGCTGGGTGGACGTGGCCGTGACGTACGGCGACGGCATCGCCGTGCTGTACGTGGACGGTTCGGAGGCCGGCCGCAATGCCTCCGTCACCGTGGAACCGCGCTACTTCGGCAACCACCCGTATCTGAAGGCGGCGGTCGACGACTTCCGGGTGTACGGAAGGGCGCTGACACCGTCCGAGGTCGCGGCGCTGGCCCGTCCCGCGAGCGGCTGAACACCCGCCCCCGGGAGGGTCACGGCTCCGACGTCTCGGTCTCGAGCGACGCCCGGGTCGCCCTGCCGTACACGCCGGGCTCGTCCTTGTAGACGGCGCGGGTGAACTGGTAGCCGCGGACCGCGTTCTCCACATCGCGGTCGTAGGTGCCGTCCGCGTCGGCGTAGTAGGCGCCGATCTGGCGCAGACGGAGCTGGAGTTCGGTCACCTCGGGTCCCGTGTCGCCGAGGCGGAGGACGGGGGCCTGCGCTCCCGAGCCGCTGGGCCCGGGGGCGGCCGTGGCCGTGGCGGCAGGGGTGGAGGCGGACTCGCTCGGAGCGGCGGAGCGGCTCGGGGCGACCGGACCGGCGGAAGGAGCCGTACCGGGGGACGAAGCCGGGCTTCTGGACGGATCTGTGGAAGAGGCGCTCCCGGACGGTTCCACGGACGACACCTCGCGCGAGCCGTCCGGCACGCTCGGCCGCACGTCGTCCCGTACGGATCCGTTCCGTGAAGGGCTCTCGTAGGTGAGGAACCCGCCGACGACCCCTCCGGTCACCAGGACCGCCACGGCGGCCGCCGCCCCGGCGGCCATGACGGCGCGATGCCGGCGCCGGGGCTCTGCCCGGGGCTTCGGGGGTGCGGGACGGGCCTCGTCGTCCGGCGGGGTGTGCGGGGCCGGCTCAGGCACGTCGGGAGGGCCCGGCTCGTGGGCCGGCGGAGCCCCGGTCGGCTCGGTCGTCGCGGAACCCTCCGCCTCCACCGGCGGTCCCGGGTCGTCGCCGAGTTCCACGAACGGCCGTATCCGCAGCGGATCGAAGTCCTCCGCGGCCGCCGCTTCGGCCGTACGCGTGTCGCGGTGGGCCTCGGACGCAAGGTCGCCGCAGGAGCAGTCCGGAGTGCCGTCCGCCGCCCGGGGCTCACCACATGCCGGGCAGACGGGGCCGTTCGGTTCACTCACGTGCGTCCCTCTCCCTACGGACTGCAGAGTTTAGGCAGATCGCCTTCACGCGATCTCCCCGAACCCCGCAAACGACCGAGCCGTGCCCGGGAGTTGCCCGGGCACGGCTCGGTGTCGGAAGGGATGGGTGCGGCTCTACGTCCGGTGGACCCCGACGGTGATGAGGCCCGTCGTCTTCGCGCCGGTGAGGTTGTCGTAGACGACGTCTCCGGTGGACTTCTGCCAGATCCTGATGCGGAAGGTGTCAGGGTCGTCGCCGGCGGTGATGCGGAAGCCGTAGCCTGCGCGCCCGTTGAGCGTGCCGGAGCCTTGGTGGACGGCCTGGGAGCCGGTGACCACGAGCCAGTCGGAGCCGGTGGAGAGGAAGTGCAGCCCGGCGGGTCCGAAGTCGAACGCGGCCCCTCCGGTGGGGACGGTGGCTCCCTTGCCGTACTGGGCGGAGAAAGCGAAGACCGCCCAGCCGGTCACGTCCGGCTTCGCCGGGTAGGCGCCCGCCGGGGAGGCGAAGGTCCCGACTCCCGCCGCCGGACCGGCCGCGCGGTCGTAGACGATCAGCTCGGGCAGCGTCGTGCTGTCCGTGGCACCCTCGTCGTCGGCGACCGTGATCACCGGGCGGCGGATGCCCGCCGATGTGTAGGCGTGCTCGGCCCCGCAACCGGAGGCGGTGACCGTGCCGGCGGTAGGCGTGGTGCCGTCCTTCCAGTCGACCGTGCAGGTGTGGGTGTCGCCGCTGCCCGCATCGGTGAACGCGGCGGTGACGACCGCGCGACCCCCGGCCGGCACCGGCGACTTCGGGCCGGTGGCCGAGGTGATCGCCGGGGCCGCGTTGGCGACCGTGACGGTCGCGGTGTCGCGGCTGCGTCCGCCGGTCAGGGCGACCGTGAAGGTGCCGTCGTCGGTGCAGGTGACCGTGGTCCGGGCCGCCCCGGGGTCGGCGACGGTGCAGGGCGCTCCGTCCTCGACCGTCCACTTCGGGCCGCCCGCTCCGGAGACGGTGCCGGCCAGGGTGATCGCGTCGCCCTCGGTGCCGGAGACATCCGGGCCCGCGTGCGCGATCGTGACCGGGTCGATGCTGGTCAGGGTGGGGACGACCTTCTCGATCAGGCCGTCGGCGTCGAACTCGAGCTTGTCGACGGTGGTTTCGCGATGGGTGCCGTCACCTCCGGGGATGGCGAAGCGGTGGTAGGCGATGTACCAGTCGTCGGTGTTCGGCACCTGGACCACCGAGTGGTGGCCGGGGCCCTTGATGCCCAGGGAGAGGTCCTTCTCCAGGATCACGCCCCGCTTGGTCCACGGGCCGGTGGGGGAGGGGCCGGTGGCGTAGGCCACGCGGTAGTTCTCGTCCCGGGTGTCGTTCTCCGACCACATGAAGTAGTAGGTGCCCTTGCGCTTGACGACGAAGGAACCCTCGTTGTAGCCGCTCGGGGTGATGTCCTTGACCTTCGACGTGTCGAGGGAGGTCATGTCGTCGTTCAGCGGGACGACGTAGGCGTGGCCATTGCCCCAGTACAGGTACGACTGGCCGTCGTCGTCCGTGAAGACCGCCGGGTCGATCATCTGGCCGCTGAACTGGCCCGCCTTGAGCAGCGGTTGGCCCAGGGCGTCCTTGAACGGTCCGGTCGGCGAGTCGGAGACCGCCACGCCGATGTTCGCGTCGGCACAGA includes these proteins:
- a CDS encoding NUDIX domain-containing protein yields the protein MDSAEAVNAGVWQAYGDHHLRRGTVLAEADRLDWGIPGAGPGAEVLGDLAGRRVLDLGCGTARHAAHLVRAHGASVDAIDASATQHERARARYGALPGLRLVRADAVEHLRTAGPYDVIYSVNTLPYIDPGRLLPALATALSPGGTLCFSALHTNSQGDGPSSDVVSRPENLRFADGGDSTVRMWVLAPELWESLLAEHGLRVERVDVLDAPEPGNHASYRIFRVRRPVRVSSRPRTSLPPVAHAALGVAAILHGPRGLLLGRHRRGTWEVPGGTVEPGESLQEAVVRELGEETGLEAVPSDVRLLGTLLDHADGVVRVTVPSVVTRWGGEPGDQPGESVGDWRWYPLDHLPPSLFVCSAQALTSWRSGLPIDHTPARFTPYEQS
- a CDS encoding PadR family transcriptional regulator, translated to MALRNAVMAALLEGEASGYDLAKGFEASVANFWMATPQQIYRELERMESEGLVSARVVQQERRPNKRLFSLTEAGREAVRAYTAEVSSKPMAIRDELLVKVQCVDAGDLGAVRAGLTERVERAEAKLARFERLRERLLAGRTEEEYLATAERVGPYLTLLGGLALERANLQWGRTVLRTLDRRAATP
- a CDS encoding LamG domain-containing protein; this encodes MRINRWVDVAVTYGDGIAVLYVDGSEAGRNASVTVEPRYFGNHPYLKAAVDDFRVYGRALTPSEVAALARPASG
- a CDS encoding peptidoglycan-binding protein; protein product: MSEPNGPVCPACGEPRAADGTPDCSCGDLASEAHRDTRTAEAAAAEDFDPLRIRPFVELGDDPGPPVEAEGSATTEPTGAPPAHEPGPPDVPEPAPHTPPDDEARPAPPKPRAEPRRRHRAVMAAGAAAAVAVLVTGGVVGGFLTYESPSRNGSVRDDVRPSVPDGSREVSSVEPSGSASSTDPSRSPASSPGTAPSAGPVAPSRSAAPSESASTPAATATAAPGPSGSGAQAPVLRLGDTGPEVTELQLRLRQIGAYYADADGTYDRDVENAVRGYQFTRAVYKDEPGVYGRATRASLETETSEP